One Synechococcus sp. JA-2-3B'a(2-13) genomic window carries:
- a CDS encoding SAM-dependent methyltransferase codes for MNRENRSSRNQPLVPRGFKPKLGQNSVGRDPFFQRQSNRQSPEGIRLAPYVRTLPLVVDAMLDLAQVGSEDTLYDLGCGDGRILIRAAQRFGTRGVGVDIDPERILEAQQRAQEAQVQDRVTFLQQDLLTLDLTPATVVSCYLLPSSHLLIRDKLRSQLRPGARLVTHSFDMGDWPPTATTTVSDVINTYTIYLWRI; via the coding sequence ATGAACAGAGAAAACCGCTCTTCTCGGAATCAACCCTTGGTGCCCCGCGGTTTCAAACCTAAGCTGGGTCAGAACTCGGTGGGCAGGGATCCCTTCTTCCAACGCCAGTCCAACCGGCAAAGTCCAGAGGGAATCCGCTTAGCCCCCTATGTGCGCACCTTGCCCTTGGTTGTGGATGCCATGCTGGATTTGGCCCAGGTGGGGAGCGAGGATACTCTCTACGACTTGGGCTGTGGGGATGGCCGCATTCTCATCCGGGCGGCACAGCGCTTTGGCACGCGGGGCGTGGGGGTGGATATCGACCCGGAGCGCATCCTGGAAGCCCAACAGCGGGCCCAAGAAGCCCAAGTTCAGGATCGAGTCACCTTTCTCCAGCAGGATCTGCTCACTCTGGACTTAACCCCGGCGACGGTGGTGAGTTGTTATTTGCTGCCCAGCTCCCACCTGCTGATCCGAGACAAGTTGCGCTCCCAGCTTCGGCCCGGCGCTCGTCTGGTCACCCACTCCTTCGACATGGGGGATTGGCCCCCCACCGCCACCACCACCGTATCGGATGTCATCAACACCTACACCATCTACCTTTGGCGGATCTAA
- a CDS encoding RNA-guided endonuclease InsQ/TnpB family protein: MGYEALNIKGIARTKLAKSTYDAGWGQFLQMLAVKAERAGLRAIAVNPNGSSQNCSRCGQRVPKAIQDRWHSCSHCGLELERDHHAAINIKHRAVGHPVLFASAGRSPQAQETSFSR, encoded by the coding sequence ATTGGGTACGAAGCCCTGAATATCAAAGGTATTGCGAGGACGAAGCTAGCAAAATCCACCTATGATGCTGGGTGGGGACAATTTCTGCAAATGCTGGCAGTCAAGGCTGAAAGAGCTGGGCTGAGGGCGATTGCAGTGAATCCCAACGGCAGCAGTCAAAACTGCTCTCGGTGTGGTCAAAGAGTACCGAAAGCGATTCAAGACAGGTGGCATTCTTGTTCCCATTGTGGGCTAGAACTAGAGCGCGACCACCATGCGGCCATCAACATCAAGCACAGGGCGGTGGGGCATCCCGTTCTTTTCGCGTCAGCGGGACGTAGTCCTCAAGCGCAGGAAACGTCCTTTTCGCGCTAG
- the gndA gene encoding NADP-dependent phosphogluconate dehydrogenase, whose protein sequence is MSKPSFAVIGLAVMGENLALNVERNGFPVAVYNRTSSKTDQFMRERAQGKRITPAYSLPELVQLMERPRKFLIMVKAGAPVDAVIDELKPLLDPGDIIIDGGNSLYTDTDRRAEALAPTGIHFVGMGVSGGEEGALNGPSLMPGCSPEAYQQLEPILAKIAAQVPDGPCVTYLGPKGGGHYVKMVHNGIEYGDMQLIAEVYDLMRRALKLSASQMQEIFQAWNETELESFLIEITAKIFQTLDPETGKPLVDLILDKAGQKGTGLWTVKDALDLGVPVPTIEAAVQARILSSMKEERVAASAQLKGPDATFAGDPDCFIQDLRAALYCSKICSYAQGMALLKRATVAHGYVYTFSEIPRIWKGGCIIRARFLGEIQSAYKRDPELVNLLLDEEFEQAIRERQGSWRRVVSTAAALGIPIPAISASLAYYDSYRTANLPQNLTQAQRDFFGAHTFERIDRPGVFHHEWNACCR, encoded by the coding sequence ATGAGCAAGCCCAGCTTTGCGGTGATCGGCCTGGCGGTGATGGGGGAAAACTTGGCCCTCAACGTCGAGCGCAATGGCTTCCCGGTTGCCGTCTACAACCGCACCAGCTCCAAAACCGACCAGTTCATGCGGGAGCGAGCCCAAGGCAAACGGATCACCCCCGCCTACAGCCTGCCGGAATTGGTGCAACTGATGGAGCGGCCCCGCAAATTCTTGATCATGGTCAAGGCGGGTGCGCCGGTAGACGCGGTGATTGACGAGCTTAAACCCCTGCTGGATCCGGGGGATATCATCATCGACGGCGGCAACTCCCTCTACACCGACACCGATCGCCGTGCCGAAGCCCTCGCCCCCACCGGGATCCACTTTGTCGGCATGGGAGTGAGCGGCGGGGAAGAGGGAGCCCTGAACGGCCCCAGCCTCATGCCCGGCTGCAGCCCAGAGGCCTACCAACAACTGGAGCCCATCTTGGCCAAAATTGCCGCTCAAGTGCCAGACGGCCCCTGTGTCACCTACCTGGGGCCCAAAGGGGGCGGGCACTACGTGAAGATGGTACACAACGGCATCGAATACGGCGATATGCAGCTGATCGCCGAGGTCTACGACCTAATGCGCAGGGCTTTGAAGCTGTCGGCCTCGCAGATGCAGGAGATTTTTCAGGCTTGGAATGAAACAGAGCTGGAATCTTTCCTAATTGAAATTACCGCCAAGATTTTCCAAACCCTGGATCCGGAAACCGGCAAGCCGTTGGTGGATCTCATTCTGGATAAGGCTGGGCAAAAAGGCACCGGTTTGTGGACAGTCAAGGACGCTCTAGATCTGGGGGTACCAGTGCCCACCATTGAAGCGGCGGTGCAAGCTCGCATCCTCTCGTCGATGAAAGAGGAACGGGTGGCTGCCTCTGCCCAGTTGAAGGGGCCCGACGCAACTTTTGCAGGGGATCCCGACTGCTTTATCCAAGATCTGCGCGCCGCCCTCTACTGCTCCAAAATCTGCTCCTATGCGCAGGGGATGGCCCTGCTCAAAAGAGCCACTGTTGCCCACGGCTACGTCTACACCTTCAGTGAGATTCCGCGGATTTGGAAGGGGGGCTGTATCATCCGCGCCCGCTTCCTGGGCGAGATCCAGTCGGCCTACAAACGGGATCCAGAGCTGGTGAACCTGCTGTTGGATGAGGAATTCGAGCAGGCCATCCGGGAGCGGCAGGGATCCTGGCGGCGGGTGGTGTCCACGGCGGCTGCGCTGGGGATCCCGATCCCGGCCATCAGCGCTTCTTTGGCCTACTACGACAGCTACCGTACCGCCAACCTGCCCCAGAACCTCACCCAAGCCCAGCGGGACTTCTTCGGGGCCCACACCTTCGAGCGCATCGACAGGCCGGGCGTCTTTCACCATGAGTGGAATGCCTGTTGCCGTTAG
- a CDS encoding RNA-guided endonuclease InsQ/TnpB family protein → MRTAYQYRLRPTSSQVALMDQWLDLLRKQYNYRLAERFAWWEHNRCDINACPLICHLPKLKDNPDFYSQKRDLVKTKALFPQYRAVHSQVLQNCIERVHKAFDRWLKGDGNGKRAGKPRFKGAGRYRFFTFPPMKQDCICGQFIHLPKIGAVRIIQHRPLPEGFVIKTAAITRKADGWYVTLSLQDSSVPEFTPEPATLENTMGIDVGLDSFLVTDAGESVPVPQYYRRAQKRLKRLQRAVSRKKKGSNRLWLVTSG, encoded by the coding sequence ATGAGAACTGCTTACCAGTATCGCTTACGCCCTACTTCTAGCCAAGTTGCTCTGATGGACCAATGGCTAGACTTGTTACGCAAGCAGTACAACTACCGCTTGGCAGAGCGCTTTGCGTGGTGGGAACACAATCGCTGTGATATCAATGCTTGTCCCTTAATCTGTCACTTGCCCAAGCTGAAAGACAATCCCGATTTCTACTCCCAGAAACGGGATTTGGTGAAGACGAAAGCCCTGTTTCCGCAGTACAGAGCAGTCCATTCGCAAGTCCTGCAAAACTGCATAGAGCGAGTGCACAAAGCATTCGACCGCTGGCTGAAGGGTGACGGTAACGGCAAGCGGGCAGGGAAACCCAGATTTAAGGGAGCTGGGCGGTATCGCTTCTTCACTTTCCCCCCGATGAAACAAGACTGCATTTGCGGGCAGTTTATCCATCTGCCCAAAATCGGTGCTGTTCGGATAATTCAGCACCGTCCTTTGCCTGAGGGCTTTGTGATTAAGACCGCTGCCATCACCCGCAAGGCAGACGGGTGGTATGTGACCTTGAGCCTGCAAGATTCGTCCGTCCCTGAGTTTACTCCTGAGCCTGCAACACTGGAGAACACGATGGGGATCGACGTGGGACTGGACTCCTTTTTGGTGACCGATGCGGGGGAGTCTGTTCCAGTTCCCCAGTATTACCGCAGAGCCCAAAAGCGGTTAAAGAGACTGCAGCGGGCAGTGTCTCGCAAGAAGAAAGGGTCAAACCGCCTATGGCTAGTGACTAGTGGATAG
- a CDS encoding tetratricopeptide repeat protein, with protein sequence MPFVIAPTDVGVLVLGASLLLLAGGWAWWLRRQKRAASPESTAVSPAPAVDPSALSAEQAAQLQPFEQAVGDQPQDPIAWYNRATTLDHLGQAQAALASYDRALELKPDFPEAWNNRGSLLDDLGRHQEALASYERALRLKPDFFEARFNQANTLRQLGRYEEALRAYERALALSPDSPETWYLHGLTLASLGRWQGSLISYEKALAINPVNAQVWQSRGLALFHLERYVDALASYERALQLGSESASLWAGHALAHHRLGNPMEALNSYDRALAQDPKRPQIWVQRGLVLMDLNLYELAIQSFDRALQMDPSNAEAHYAKACCYAWEGQVPQALQALEQALRLEPERYRPLLSSEPYFDLIREEPSFASFLAALAGTDPPKNPPPLSRTAS encoded by the coding sequence ATGCCGTTTGTGATTGCCCCGACCGACGTGGGCGTGCTGGTGCTGGGGGCGAGCCTGTTGCTTTTGGCCGGGGGTTGGGCCTGGTGGCTGCGGCGGCAGAAGCGTGCTGCCTCCCCAGAATCTACAGCCGTTTCGCCGGCCCCGGCGGTTGACCCATCTGCCCTTTCGGCGGAACAGGCGGCTCAACTACAGCCCTTCGAGCAGGCGGTGGGAGATCAGCCGCAGGATCCCATTGCCTGGTACAACCGCGCCACCACCCTCGACCACCTGGGGCAAGCCCAAGCTGCCCTGGCCAGCTACGACCGCGCCCTGGAGCTGAAGCCGGACTTCCCCGAAGCCTGGAACAACCGTGGTTCTCTGCTGGACGATCTCGGTCGCCATCAAGAAGCTCTGGCCAGCTATGAGCGGGCTCTGCGGCTGAAACCGGATTTTTTTGAGGCCCGCTTTAACCAGGCCAACACGCTGCGGCAATTGGGCCGCTACGAAGAAGCCCTACGTGCCTACGAACGGGCCCTTGCCCTCAGCCCCGACAGCCCGGAAACGTGGTACCTGCACGGGCTAACCTTAGCCTCTCTGGGACGGTGGCAGGGATCCCTAATCAGCTACGAGAAAGCCCTCGCCATCAACCCCGTCAATGCCCAAGTTTGGCAGAGTCGGGGCCTGGCTCTGTTTCACCTAGAGCGCTACGTCGATGCTCTGGCCAGCTACGAACGAGCCCTGCAACTGGGCTCCGAATCGGCCTCTCTCTGGGCCGGCCATGCCCTTGCCCACCACCGCCTCGGCAACCCGATGGAGGCCCTCAACAGCTATGACCGTGCCCTGGCGCAGGATCCCAAACGCCCTCAGATCTGGGTGCAGCGCGGCCTGGTGCTGATGGACTTGAACCTCTACGAGCTGGCCATCCAGAGTTTTGATCGGGCCCTGCAGATGGATCCCAGCAATGCCGAGGCTCACTACGCCAAAGCCTGCTGCTACGCCTGGGAAGGCCAAGTGCCTCAGGCCCTACAAGCTTTGGAGCAAGCCCTACGCCTGGAGCCGGAACGCTACCGCCCCTTGCTCTCCTCTGAGCCCTATTTCGACCTCATTCGCGAGGAGCCGAGTTTTGCATCCTTTTTGGCAGCCCTTGCCGGCACGGATCCCCCCAAGAACCCCCCGCCGCTGTCACGAACAGCCTCTTGA
- a CDS encoding pentapeptide repeat-containing protein, translating into MAPKSNASTCWRDFGKLGMLLAATLLLWLLWGSIAGSQARLNFNNADLQGQDLSGQDWRGSSFVSANLQGADLHGANLAGAAFTKANLAGANLSGADLSNSLLDLANLAGADLRGAKLTGAIAARAVWQGAQIAGADFSEAYVDRAAKRQLCERAEGSHPITGVTTRESLGCP; encoded by the coding sequence ATGGCCCCAAAATCCAACGCCTCGACTTGCTGGCGCGACTTCGGGAAGCTGGGCATGCTGCTGGCGGCCACTCTGCTGCTTTGGCTCCTCTGGGGCTCCATAGCGGGCAGCCAAGCCCGTCTCAACTTCAACAACGCCGATCTGCAAGGTCAAGATCTATCCGGCCAAGATTGGCGGGGCAGCAGCTTTGTCAGCGCCAACCTGCAGGGCGCCGATCTGCACGGGGCCAACCTTGCGGGGGCGGCATTCACCAAGGCCAATCTGGCGGGGGCCAACCTATCCGGTGCCGATTTGAGCAATAGCCTTTTGGATCTGGCCAATTTGGCAGGAGCCGATCTCAGAGGGGCCAAGCTCACGGGAGCCATTGCCGCACGGGCGGTTTGGCAAGGAGCGCAGATTGCCGGCGCCGATTTCAGCGAAGCCTATGTGGATCGGGCGGCAAAGCGGCAGTTGTGTGAGCGAGCTGAGGGATCCCACCCGATAACCGGCGTAACCACCCGTGAGAGTTTGGGCTGCCCTTGA
- the nadA gene encoding quinolinate synthase NadA — MGFPLLLRAAPANALAGQSPQIVSSLQRNKTVIATQRCRDKKSKMKGETPLLHNTATIVQEIARLKQERQAVILAHSYQLPEVQEVADFVGDSLGLAREAQKTSAQVIVFAGVHFMAETAAILNPEKTVLLPDLEAGCSLADSIRPEDVLRWKAACPEGLVVAYVNTAAEIKALADVCVTSANAVQVVASLPPDRPIFFVPDMFLGAHVAQVTGRELDLFPGECHVHVGIREEHLKAMVEEHPGAEFLIHPECSCGSSCLFLKPDAKLLSTEGMVRYAKASESREFVVATEVGILHRLKKEAPDKTFIPVKAEAVCEYMKKITLEKIYRSLQEMRYVIQVPQEVAEKARRSILAMLAVPAGA, encoded by the coding sequence ATGGGCTTTCCGTTATTGCTGCGCGCTGCTCCTGCAAACGCATTAGCGGGACAAAGTCCTCAGATCGTGTCCAGCCTCCAGAGGAACAAAACCGTTATTGCTACGCAACGCTGTCGCGACAAGAAGTCGAAAATGAAGGGAGAAACCCCATTGCTACACAACACTGCCACAATCGTCCAGGAGATTGCCCGGCTCAAACAGGAAAGGCAGGCAGTTATCCTCGCGCATTCGTATCAGCTCCCCGAAGTTCAAGAGGTGGCGGACTTTGTGGGAGACTCCTTAGGACTGGCTCGGGAGGCTCAAAAGACGAGCGCCCAGGTGATCGTCTTTGCGGGCGTGCATTTTATGGCGGAGACGGCTGCCATCCTTAACCCGGAAAAGACGGTGCTGCTGCCGGATCTGGAGGCGGGCTGTTCCTTGGCCGACAGCATTCGCCCAGAAGATGTGCTGCGGTGGAAGGCAGCCTGCCCTGAGGGCTTGGTGGTGGCCTACGTCAACACCGCTGCCGAGATCAAGGCTCTGGCAGATGTCTGCGTAACCAGCGCCAACGCAGTTCAAGTGGTGGCCAGCCTGCCCCCGGATCGCCCCATCTTCTTCGTGCCGGATATGTTTCTGGGAGCCCACGTTGCTCAAGTAACCGGAAGGGAGCTGGATCTCTTTCCGGGAGAGTGCCACGTGCATGTTGGCATCCGGGAAGAGCACCTCAAGGCGATGGTGGAAGAGCACCCTGGAGCAGAGTTCCTCATTCACCCGGAGTGCAGTTGCGGCTCTAGCTGTCTCTTTCTCAAACCGGATGCCAAGCTGCTCTCTACCGAGGGCATGGTGCGCTACGCCAAAGCTTCAGAAAGCCGCGAGTTTGTGGTGGCCACCGAGGTGGGCATTCTTCACCGGCTCAAGAAAGAAGCTCCAGACAAAACGTTCATCCCTGTCAAGGCAGAAGCCGTCTGCGAGTACATGAAGAAGATTACCTTGGAAAAGATTTACCGCTCCCTGCAGGAGATGCGCTACGTGATCCAGGTGCCCCAGGAGGTGGCTGAGAAGGCTCGCCGTTCCATCCTGGCCATGCTGGCAGTGCCCGCCGGAGCCTAG
- the nadC gene encoding carboxylating nicotinate-nucleotide diphosphorylase encodes MEEVYLPEETLCAWLWEDLGHGDLTTELTLPPGLEGEAVILAKETGILAGLEIAKRVFRLADPQVEFIPGVEEGARVAVRQEVAHLKGSLKGILAGERLALNLLQRLSGIATLTRTYVEALRGTSTQLLDTRKTTPGLRALEKYAVRVGGGKNHRFGLFDGILIKENHIIATQRCCDRGAGGVLAAVKRAKEGAPHHLKVEVEVRDLQELEEALAAGADLILLDNFTLEETQAAVQRVGGRVPLEASGNMTPERARQVAEAGVNYVSVGALTHSAKALDLSLLVV; translated from the coding sequence ATGGAAGAAGTTTACTTACCAGAGGAGACCCTTTGCGCTTGGCTGTGGGAAGACCTGGGGCACGGCGACCTCACCACAGAGCTGACCCTACCCCCAGGACTGGAGGGTGAGGCGGTAATCCTGGCCAAGGAGACAGGGATCCTGGCCGGCCTGGAGATTGCCAAGCGGGTTTTTCGGCTGGCGGATCCCCAGGTGGAGTTCATCCCTGGAGTGGAGGAAGGGGCCAGGGTGGCTGTCCGTCAAGAGGTGGCCCACCTCAAGGGATCCCTGAAGGGCATTCTGGCGGGGGAGAGGCTGGCGCTCAATCTTCTCCAAAGGCTGTCCGGCATTGCCACCCTCACCCGCACCTATGTAGAGGCTCTCCGGGGAACCTCAACCCAGCTTCTGGACACCCGCAAGACCACTCCCGGCCTGCGCGCCCTGGAGAAGTATGCTGTACGGGTAGGGGGCGGCAAAAACCACCGCTTTGGGCTGTTCGACGGCATTTTGATCAAGGAAAACCACATCATTGCCACGCAACGCTGTTGCGACCGCGGCGCGGGAGGCGTTTTGGCAGCCGTCAAGCGGGCCAAGGAAGGTGCTCCCCACCACCTCAAGGTGGAGGTGGAGGTGCGGGATCTCCAGGAACTGGAAGAGGCTTTGGCAGCAGGAGCCGATCTCATCCTTCTGGACAACTTCACCCTGGAAGAAACCCAGGCCGCCGTCCAACGGGTGGGAGGGAGAGTTCCCCTGGAGGCCAGCGGCAACATGACCCCAGAACGGGCCAGGCAAGTGGCCGAGGCAGGCGTGAATTACGTCAGCGTCGGGGCGCTCACCCACTCGGCCAAGGCTTTGGATCTCTCTTTGCTGGTGGTGTGA
- a CDS encoding RNA polymerase sigma factor SigF — MASSEDVKARTAELLRLYHQNRDPALRNRLVEMNLGLVRKEAHHWRNQCNEGYDDLVQVGCLGLIQAIERFDISRGLAFSSFALPYIRGEIQHYLRDKSPTMRIPRRWTTLQRQAKKVIARLRQELGRSPSEAEVREALQLTEQEWRELELAQQNSLLLSLDAPIQTEEDSVALGEVVPDQRYRSFQLAEEDRIRLQHALAQLEERTRKILEFVFFYDLTQKETAERLGISAVTVSRQVKKGLERLAKLLNQDIF, encoded by the coding sequence ATGGCATCTAGTGAGGATGTTAAAGCCCGAACTGCCGAACTGTTGCGGCTGTACCACCAGAATCGCGATCCAGCCCTGCGCAACCGGCTGGTGGAAATGAACTTGGGCTTGGTGCGCAAAGAGGCCCACCACTGGCGCAACCAATGCAATGAGGGGTACGACGACCTGGTGCAAGTTGGCTGTTTGGGTTTGATTCAAGCTATCGAACGCTTTGACATCAGCCGAGGCCTGGCTTTTAGCTCCTTTGCCCTGCCCTACATTCGCGGAGAAATTCAACACTACCTGCGGGACAAAAGCCCCACCATGCGGATCCCACGCCGCTGGACGACCCTGCAAAGACAAGCCAAGAAGGTGATTGCCCGTCTGCGGCAAGAGTTGGGCCGTTCTCCCTCTGAGGCCGAGGTGAGGGAAGCCCTGCAACTGACGGAGCAGGAATGGCGAGAGCTGGAGCTGGCCCAACAAAACAGCCTTTTGCTCAGCCTGGATGCTCCGATTCAAACTGAGGAAGACAGTGTTGCTCTGGGGGAGGTCGTTCCGGATCAGCGCTACCGCAGTTTTCAACTGGCTGAAGAAGATCGTATTCGCCTACAACATGCCTTGGCTCAGCTGGAGGAACGTACCCGCAAGATTTTGGAATTTGTCTTCTTCTATGACCTCACGCAAAAAGAAACGGCAGAGCGGCTAGGGATCAGTGCCGTTACCGTTTCCCGCCAAGTCAAAAAGGGGCTGGAACGCCTGGCTAAGTTGTTGAATCAAGATATTTTTTGA
- a CDS encoding L-aspartate oxidase, with the protein MLETDLLILGAGVAGVYAALWAEAQGATTLVVSKDPLPSGSTPWAQGGVAFPADEADVEAHIQDTLQAGRGLVEEKVARSIVEEAPLHLERLLRWGLPFHPQPVREGGHSQARVRHLGGDRSGLWLLRGLLARLNRLPLQGYTALSFLLAGDRVAGALLLGPEGPVEVRAGAVLLATGGFGSLFPVSTAPSGATGDGMVLAWRAGATLRDLEFVQFHPTALPNGALVSEAVRGEGAVLLNALGERFMPRYAELGELAPRDVVARAVFWERQQTGGTYLDLRVVEHLEERFPTVVASARALGLDPTKDLLPVVPAAHYVMGGIRTDAFGFTGLPGLYAAGEVASTGLHGANRLASNSLLEGLVMGKRAALAALQDLGEVSFPRQLQRLPVLATSPDILPALRQRVGEALGVVREGTRLRAFLTFVKALPLQEKPWATREEAEAGSLLLLARLVAQGALLREESRGAHFREDFPQEGEPFHTEVRGSTFFRRPLDATHC; encoded by the coding sequence TTGTTAGAAACAGACCTGTTGATCCTGGGAGCAGGGGTGGCGGGGGTGTACGCAGCCCTGTGGGCCGAAGCCCAGGGGGCGACAACTCTGGTGGTAAGCAAGGATCCCCTTCCCTCTGGCTCTACCCCTTGGGCGCAGGGTGGGGTGGCTTTTCCTGCGGATGAGGCGGACGTAGAAGCCCATATCCAAGACACCTTGCAAGCGGGCCGCGGCCTGGTGGAAGAAAAGGTGGCTCGCTCCATTGTGGAGGAAGCACCCTTGCACCTGGAGAGACTTTTGCGCTGGGGCCTTCCTTTCCATCCCCAACCCGTCCGGGAAGGGGGCCACTCCCAAGCGCGGGTACGCCATCTGGGGGGGGATCGGAGCGGACTGTGGCTTCTGAGAGGTTTGCTGGCTCGCCTCAACAGGCTGCCTTTGCAGGGCTACACAGCCCTCAGCTTTTTGCTGGCGGGGGACAGGGTGGCGGGGGCCTTGCTGCTTGGCCCTGAAGGGCCGGTGGAGGTGAGGGCCGGGGCAGTTCTCCTGGCTACGGGAGGATTTGGCAGCCTCTTCCCCGTCTCGACAGCTCCCTCGGGGGCCACCGGCGACGGAATGGTGCTGGCTTGGCGGGCAGGGGCCACTCTCAGGGATCTGGAGTTTGTGCAATTTCACCCCACGGCTTTGCCCAATGGAGCGCTGGTGAGCGAGGCAGTAAGAGGAGAAGGGGCTGTTCTCCTCAACGCCTTGGGGGAGCGTTTTATGCCTCGCTATGCGGAGCTGGGAGAGCTGGCGCCGCGGGATGTGGTAGCTCGAGCCGTTTTCTGGGAGCGGCAGCAGACAGGGGGAACCTACCTGGATCTGCGGGTCGTCGAACATCTGGAGGAGCGCTTTCCCACCGTTGTTGCCTCTGCCCGCGCCTTGGGGCTGGATCCCACCAAGGATCTGCTCCCGGTTGTTCCCGCCGCTCACTACGTGATGGGTGGGATCCGAACGGACGCTTTCGGCTTCACCGGCCTGCCGGGCCTTTATGCTGCTGGGGAGGTGGCTTCCACGGGTCTGCACGGAGCCAATCGCTTGGCTTCCAACAGCCTTTTGGAAGGGCTGGTCATGGGCAAGCGGGCCGCCTTGGCTGCCTTGCAAGATTTGGGAGAGGTGAGCTTTCCCCGACAGCTGCAGAGGCTACCCGTTCTGGCGACGTCTCCCGACATCCTGCCGGCTCTCAGGCAGCGAGTTGGGGAAGCTTTGGGCGTTGTGCGGGAGGGAACACGGCTGCGGGCTTTTCTGACCTTTGTCAAGGCACTTCCCCTGCAGGAAAAGCCTTGGGCCACCCGGGAAGAGGCCGAGGCAGGCAGTCTGCTTTTGCTGGCCCGTCTGGTAGCTCAGGGGGCGCTGCTGCGGGAGGAAAGCCGCGGGGCCCATTTCCGCGAGGATTTTCCTCAGGAAGGGGAGCCTTTCCATACGGAGGTGCGCGGTTCAACTTTTTTCCGGAGACCTCTTGATGCTACGCATTGCTAA
- a CDS encoding carbohydrate ABC transporter permease: MLGFVQVLVPLLAGLLGSLWMGLRFRRIEWPVPVGAVLGGLAGGLGSLIFMAPLDFCTFEPERKAIDMAFGVGLVLAGMAIPLWPLLAWTQKEQERRLGIPGPAVQERGIFKQWWLAWLLLLPTFTILVVFLYYPGLDTFRLSTLLTFVGAPRSRFVCVDNFTGLLTDATYLHSLGITFAISAAIVVLGLSGSLLIATLAYQPIRGAAIYRVLLIWPYAISPAVAGIIFFIMFNPLGGVANHLLGLVGIPRLNWLSDPNLAPWVVIFASVWKQMGYNILFYLAGLQNLPKDLLEAAAIDGAGAVRRFFAITLPLLSPITFFLVITNMTYAFFDIFGTIDLLTAGGPSGSTSVLIYEIYKIGVSSGNLGRAAAQSIVLFLIVVGLTILQFRTTERNVTYGG, from the coding sequence ATGTTGGGATTCGTCCAAGTGTTGGTGCCGCTGTTGGCGGGGTTGCTGGGATCCCTCTGGATGGGGCTCCGTTTTCGACGCATCGAGTGGCCTGTGCCGGTGGGGGCAGTGCTGGGGGGCCTAGCAGGAGGGCTGGGATCCCTGATTTTTATGGCGCCCCTGGATTTTTGCACTTTTGAGCCGGAGCGCAAGGCCATCGACATGGCCTTTGGCGTGGGGCTGGTGCTGGCGGGCATGGCCATTCCCCTCTGGCCGCTGTTGGCGTGGACGCAGAAGGAGCAGGAGCGCCGCCTGGGGATCCCCGGCCCAGCTGTTCAGGAGAGGGGCATCTTTAAGCAGTGGTGGCTGGCGTGGCTGCTCTTGTTGCCCACCTTCACGATCTTGGTGGTGTTTCTCTACTATCCGGGGTTGGATACTTTCCGCCTTTCCACCCTGCTCACATTTGTGGGGGCGCCGCGCAGCCGCTTCGTCTGTGTGGACAATTTCACCGGTCTGCTGACGGATGCTACCTATTTGCATAGCCTCGGCATTACCTTTGCCATTTCGGCGGCCATTGTGGTGCTGGGGTTGAGCGGATCCCTGTTGATTGCCACGCTGGCCTACCAGCCGATTCGAGGGGCGGCGATTTATCGGGTGTTGCTGATCTGGCCCTACGCCATTTCTCCAGCGGTGGCCGGGATCATCTTCTTTATCATGTTCAACCCCTTGGGAGGGGTGGCCAACCATTTGCTGGGCCTGGTGGGGATCCCCCGTTTAAACTGGCTCAGCGATCCCAACTTGGCCCCTTGGGTGGTGATTTTTGCCAGCGTTTGGAAGCAGATGGGCTACAACATTTTGTTTTACCTTGCCGGCCTGCAAAACCTGCCCAAGGATTTGCTGGAAGCGGCTGCCATCGACGGGGCCGGGGCAGTGCGTCGCTTTTTTGCCATCACCCTACCGCTGCTTTCTCCCATCACCTTCTTTTTGGTGATTACCAACATGACCTATGCGTTTTTCGATATCTTTGGCACCATTGACTTGCTGACTGCTGGGGGCCCTTCCGGATCCACCTCGGTGTTGATCTACGAGATCTACAAAATCGGAGTGTCTTCAGGCAATTTGGGTAGGGCTGCCGCGCAATCCATCGTCCTGTTTCTCATTGTGGTGGGGCTGACGATCCTGCAATTTCGCACCACCGAGCGGAATGTAACCTACGGCGGATAA